In the genome of Chryseobacterium phocaeense, the window CATTTTACCTTTTTATATAAATAATCATATAAATAAATGGAAAGAAAATCTATACATATTATAAAAACTGCTTTTTTATCTACTGTTTTACTAGGAGCAACAGCCTGTAAAAGTGACAGAGACGAAGTAGCAGAGGAAGTGATTTTCCCTACTGAAGTCCTTAAAGAATCTTATACTATTGACCGGCTTAAGCTTCTTAATATAGACCCGAAAATCGAAGGAAAACTGACGTGGAGCATCGATGATTCAATTATTTCTGATCAGCTGCAGTTGGATTTTGTAAGCGCCACAGTGCAGACCTATCCTTTGACTTTAAAAGTGGAGGTGAAAGGTGCTGTTAAAATTTATAAATCAACCATTATTGTCAATAAAGAGGCTATTCCTTACAGTAAATATATCAACAATGTTTTTGAATTCCGCCCTGCAGTAGGGCAGTTCACCAATGAAGTACCGGAATATACCGCCGGAAGCACAGAAGATGATATGCTTCAAAGAGCCAAAGAATCGCTGGTAGGAGGGAATTCTACCATGATCACACTTGGTGGTTTCGGAGGTTACGTGTCTTTTGGCTTTGACCATACGATTCCGAATCTTGATGGAAAAGATTTCAAAATTCTGGGGAATGCATTCTGGGGAAATAATGCCACTGCTGCCAGAACCGGATCCTGTGAGCCGGGAATAATCATGGTAGGCTACGATAAAAATAAAAACGGCAAACCCGATGAAGATGAATGGTACGAAATTGCCGGCAGCGAATATTTTAAAAATACAACCACTAAAAACTACAGTATAACGTATTTCAAACCCAATGATAATAAGCCCCCCGTTCCCGGTAGTGAGTTTTGGCAGACTGATGTGGAGTACATCAAATGGCAGGATAATTTTGGGAATTCTGGATTTAAAACTAAAAACACCTTCCATTCACAAAACTATTATCCTTTATGGCTCCAGAATGCTTCTTACAGCCTGACGGGAACCAGACTGAAGGATAATTTTTACGACCAGAGCGGAACGGGGAATTATTGGGTGGGAACCTCTTACGAGTACGGTTATGCAGACAATGCACCGAACAACGACGAGGCTTCCAACATAGACATTTCGTGGGCAGTGGATAAAAACGGAAAATATGTAAAACTTCCCGGTATTGATTTCATAAAAGTGTATACAGGGGTCAATCAGGAGGCCGGATGGCTGGGAGAAGTTTCTACCGAAGTGGCAGGAGCATATGACCTGCATCTTAATTAAATCTAAAGACAACAAAATTTAATATAATAATTCGAAAATGAAAAAGTTTTACCTTTTGACGATGCTGTTTCTGTTTGCGTTCTTTACGAATGCACAGGTGACAGTGCAGGGTGTGCCCCGCAATGATATTCAGGTCGGAAACAGCAGTAATCAGCTGAACACAACCGTAACGACGAACATCAACTTCTCTGATATCCAGTATTGGGTGGGAAGTGGTACCAACGAAGCTGCTTTTGTGGTTCAGTGGAACGACAGTAAGAATCCTGATGCTTTGGTGTGGGGATTCAGATGGAACGGAAACGCCACCGGAGAAGATATGCTGAGAGCCATTGCTCAGGCTGACCATAGACTTTTTGCTTTGGTTTATCCCGGAACCCAGTTCGGTAGTGCGATCGGAGGAATAGGCTTTGATCTGAACGGACAGAATACCAATGCCCTTTACAAAAATGGAAATACAACCTATCCTCTTTATCCCGTAGGCGGTATTGTGAATACCACTGCTTATGATTTTGATGATTATACGGCAGCAGATGCAGCGGATCACTGGGGGTCAGGATGGTATAACAGCTACTGGTCGTATTGGGTAAAAGACCCTACAGACGCTGATTTCGGATACTCTGGTGTCGGAGCTACTTCCCGTGTGCTTCAGAACGGTTCATGGGATGTATGGAATTTTAATGCGGGAATGAATTCTTTCCCAATTTCTTCCACTCTGACACCGGTTTCAGCTTATGCTGCTTCTACCAATTTCACGGATGGATATTTTATGGTGAATGAAGAGTGGTTCGGACATACGAACGGCTCTGTAAATTTCATTGGAAACAACGGACAGATCAATTACCGTGTATACAGCAATGTTAATAATAACCATGCCTTCGGAGCAACAACACAATACGGAACCATCTACGGGGATAAGTTTTATTTTATCTCAAAGCAGGCGGCAGACGGTGGTGATACTCAGTACACACCTGGTGGAAGACTGGTTGTAGCGAATGCACAGACCATGCAGAGAATTGCAGGTTTCAATGATATTGGCGGCGGGGACGGAAGATCATTTGTAGGGGTTAATGAAAATAAAGGATATATCGGAGCTTCAAACGGAATCTATGTGTTTAATATTGCGAATATGCAGGTTGGAAGTGTTATCGCCGGAACAGGTGGTGGTGGACAGTATGCAGGGCAGATCGGAAACATAATCCGTTCTTCCAAATATGTATTTGCCGTGAAACAGTCTGCAGGAATTTTAGTGATTAATCCTGCTACCGATGCTTTGATCAGTACCATACCGGGAGCTTTCCATTCGATTGTTCAGGCAAAAGACGGAAGCATCTGGGCAATCCAGGATCAGAAGGTAGTAAATATCCATCCAACGACTTTTGCTACAACTTCCTATAATATTCCTACGACGAAATATCTAGGTTCGTGGGGAGCATGGAATGCAGGAAGCTTCTCCGCGAGCAGCAAACAGAATGCTTTATACTGGATTAATTCCGTGAGCGCATGGGCTTCAGGAACGCAGATTGTAAAGTTTGACGTAACCACAAAAACTTTCAATGAAACTTTTGCAGCCATCCCGGGACAAACCGGGACTTACAAACAGATTCCTTACGGTGCTGGACTTCGCGTAAATCCAACCACCGACGAGCTGATCCTGAACACTACAGAAAGCGGCTATGGCGCCCATTACCAGAAAAACTGGATCCATACTTTCAATACCAGCGGTACTCTTACCAATACCAAAACGCTGAATGACTATTACTGGTTCCCGGCATTGGCCGTATTCCCGGATAATACACTTCCGGCAGTAAACAGTACTTTCCCTTCACAAGTTAATGTGAACACAGCATCTACGATCGATCTGAAAACTGTAGTTACAGATGAAGACAATCTTTCATCAGCCATTGTTAAAACCATTAAGTCGAATTCAAATCCAACGGCTGTTTCCGCTGTGATCAATGATAATGACGAATTGGTACTTACCCCTCTGGCTTCCGGAATTGCTAATGTTGTTATCACCTTCAACTCAAACGGAAAAGTGGTTGAAAAGACTTTGACCGTAAACAGTACCGCTTCTACTTTAGCTACTGCAGAAGTGAAGAAGATTGAATTCGGTATCTATCCGAATCCGGTAACAGATATTCTGACCATTAAAACACAAGAGAAGATCCTGAACGTTTCTGTTTATGATGCTTCCGGTAAAATGGTCAACACACAGCTGAACAACGGACAGATCAATGTAAGTGCGCTTCCAAACGGAGTGTATATTCTGAAGGCTGTTACCGATAAAGGAGTGTATCAGCAGAAACTGATTAAGAAATAGTTTTCACAGTCTATTTATTTCAATGAATCGGCGGCCCGAATGGGCCGCCGATTTTTTTTGCAATGCTGGAAACGGCTCAGCGGGGGCGGCAACCCCCCTCCACCGCCGTTTTAATTTTTTTTTTGCTTTTTTATTTTTCTTTTTTTTTTTTACATATTTTTTTTTTTTTTTTTTTTTGTTCTGTTTGTAATTTATTTTCTTTGTGTTTGATCAATCATCAAAGGTTTTGTTCTATGTATATGATGGAAAAGGGTATTTAAGAAAAAAGGAGTTTAACAAAAAAATTTTATTAAAAATTTTTTTCTATTTTTTTTTTTTTACAAGGGGCCGGCGGCCGGAGGGGGCCTTTTTTTTTTTGTGAAGGGGTGGACGGGGCGGGGGGGGGCTAACCGCCCGCCCGAGCCGCTATTTAATCTATTGATCTAATTGGTAATTCTGATCTTACGTGAATACATTTTTTTATCCTTCGTTTCTACGGTCAGGATATAAATTCCTTCAGGCTGCGGAGAAGAAAGATCAAAGGTTTTAGACTTCAGGATAGAACGGTGAACCTCTTTCCCTGATGTATTTCTTAAGGTAACTTCAGACCCTTCCAGTGGAACGGTACCTCCCAGGGTGATCTGTCCGCCTTTGCTGTAGGCCATGATCGTTGAAAGAGGATCCTGGTAAGCGTAATAGATTCTGAATCCGCCGCCCAGGCTTAGTACGCCTCCGCTCAGTCTTATTTTAACGGCATTGTATGAGCTGGCCGGAGTAAGTTCAATAGTCGCTCTGGCCGGATTATCGGCGAGCTTCAGTAAGCTGCCCGTGACCATCTGGCTGTCATTGTTGGCTGTTGTTCCGCTGAATGTTTCGATGTACACACCGCTTAGAAGCTGAACGGTCAGTGGGATGTCATTGGTCCCAATACCGATGACCAGTTTCGTATTGATTCTCACTTCAGGGAATCTCAGGGTCTGTTCAACGCCACCCAATAAAACGGTCCCCATAACCATGGTGGAATAGTTATCTTCATTATCTCCCACTGCATTCAGGGGATTTTGTACAGCGCATGCCAGACATACTCCATAGACGTTGGAAAGCTGGTCATTAGCATAGATTCTGCTTTGTGCCTGGCTGTTGTTCGACTGAAATAGGAATCCCAGGAATAGTGCGGCCTGAAAAAGGCGGCTCTTTGAAAATAGAATAGATTTCATACTATTGAGATTTTGGTTAATGTTTTATCCAAATTTAAACATAAAAAGATATGTTTGCAATACTATCTCTAATAAATGTGAATTATGTAAATATTCTATAGTTTAAGAGGTTAGAAGTTGGAAATTAAAAGTTAAAAAACTGGAAGAGGAAAGTCAATACTCAACATTTACCATAAATTGATGAAATAACTTCCGGCTTCCCTCTTCCAGCTTCAAACCCTATAAAAATTTCATCATTTCTTTTTCCCTTTAATATTAGGCAGAAAGGCTGTAATTACTCCCATCAGCGGTAAGAATGCACAGATTTTAAATACATACTCAATACTGGTATCATCGGCTAGAGCTCCCAGTACCGCGGAACCAATTCCACCCATCCCAAACATAAATCCGAAAAATAATCCTGCAACCAACCCGATTTTATTCGGCATCAGGTCTGTGGCATATACAAGGATCGCAGAAAATGCAGACGCAATAATTAACCCGATTAAAACAGCAAATATTACAGTCCAAAAAAGGGAGAGGTAGGGAAGGCAAAGGGTGAATGGAGCTGCTCCAAGTATCGAAGCCCATATGATTTTCTTTCTTCCGTATTTATCTCCCAGTTTTCCTCCCAAAAGCGTTCCTATAGCCACTGCGGCAAGAAACATAAATAAATACAGCTGAGAATCTTTTACCGAAATATGGAACTTATCAATAAGGAAGAACGTGAAATAATTGGTCATAGACGCCAGATAAATGTATTTCGAAAAGACCAGGGCCAGAAGAACCACAACGGAAAATATAACTTTCTTACGGGACAGTTCTATAGTAATGATGTCGTTCGGATGCTTTGCTGTTTTTCTTAAAGATAACCTTTCAGCATACCAGTTGCCTATTCTCCACAATACGATAATTCCTATAAACGCTGCAATGGCAAAAAGCCCTACATAACCCTGACCTAGCGGAAGTACGATTAGAGCGACCAGCAGTGGACCAATGGCACTCCCGGAATTTCCGCCAACCTGGAAGATGGATTGGGCTAAACCTTTTTGTCCTCCGGATGCAAGCTGGGCCACCCTTGAAGCCTCAGGGTGGAAAACAGATGAACCCATACCGATTAATGCAACGGCAATAAGGATCACATAATATTGATGCGCCGCAGCCAAAAGCAATAGCCCGGCCATAGATAGCCCCATTCCTATAGCCAAAGATCTTGGGTTAGGTCTTTTATCCGTATAAATTCCTACGAACGGCTGCAGAATGGAAGCCGTAAGCTGAAACACCAAGGTAATAATTCCGATCTGGGCAAAGGATAAGCTGAATTCACCTTTTAGGATAGGATAGAGTGAAGGAATGGTAGATTGGATCAGGTCATTTAGAAAATGAGAAAAGCTGATCATAAATAAAATAGGATAAACAATGGTTTGGCTGTTAATTGTTTTGGTCTGCACGTTTTCCATGAATGTAATGTTTAAATTCATCATGTCATCTGATGAATTTGGTTAAATTTTTTTAATAGACTCTGTCAACGATCATCTGAGCAATACGGGCCGCACTTTCGGCATCTTTTTTTTCAATGCTTTTATAAAGGTCGGTATGTATTTTTTGAGACAGTCTGAAAGAATCGGTATTGTTGTTATGGCTGCTTTCAAAAGTTCTCAGAATATGGATACTGGTGATTTTATAGATTTCCTTTAAAAGGTTGTTCCCGCATGCTTCAGCAATTGAAATATGAAAATTGATATCCGCCTGATAGCATTCAACAGCCTGGTTTTCTGTGGCCATCTTTTCTCTGAGATCAAGAAACTTTTTAATGGTCTGAAGCTGTTCCTCATTTCTGAATATTGCTGCTCTGGCGGCAACTTTTGAATCCAGAAGAGAACGTACCTCGTAAACTTCTTCAATTTCGGCTTTATTAATCTGGGTTTCCAGTGATTCCTGTACATGTTTTGAGGTCACGAAAGTTCCTACTCCCTGCTGAACACTCAGCACCCCTTTTATTGATAAAATTTTTATCGCTTCACGGATGCTGGAACGGCCCACTCCATAGATCTTCATAAGCTCCGGTTCAATCGGAAGCTGATCACCAATGGCATATTCCTCATTGATAATCCCCTGAATCAATCGTTCAGCAACTTCCTGGGCTAATGTTTTTCTTTGAATCTGCATAGACATCTTATCATCTGACGAATGCAAAGGTAGGCAAATTTTTTATATCTGATGAAATTTTATAAACAAAATAAAATAAAGAGTGATGTTGTTGGAAATCACTCTTTAATTTTTAGAGGCAGGATGTTATAATTCGTACCGTTTATTCAACCTCAGTCAGAATCTTAAAAATTTCCTCTTTTGACTGCTCAAAAATTTCACCTCCGAATTCTTCGTTATCAAGTGAAATCACAGTGATATCTTTTACACCCATAATTCCGAATATAAACTGTAAATAGGTAGTCTGGAAATTCATATGCTCATTCTTTTCATTTTCACCATAACCGGTATCGCCTCTGCTGGAGAGAATAAACAGTTTTTTATTTTCAAGCAGCCCTACATAGTCACCATCCGGTTTCCCGGAACGGAATTTCCAGGTTTCATTGATTCGCATCACCTGATCAATATACGCTTTAAGGCCACTCGGAACGGACCAGTTGTACATAGGAGTACCAATGACATAAATATCATTTTCTTTCAGTTCCCGGATCAACTCATTGCTGAACTGTAGGGCTTCCTGATTTTCTTCATTCCGATCTTCCGGTTTTGTAAAAGCCCCGGCGATCCATTGTTCATCAATGGGCTGAATAGTTTCCAGGCCTGCTTCCCTGAAAGTGAAATGATCATCAGGATACTTTGCTTTCCAGTTCTCAGTAAATAACCGGGTGAGCTTCCTGCTGTATGATCTCTCGTTTCTGATGCTTGCATTAATAATCAATACTTTGTTCATTTCTTTAAATTTAATAGGACAAAGTTCTGAACTTAAATATTGCTGGATATTGACCTGGTTCAATGGATTTTATTTTTCTTCCGGATTCTGCTCAAAAATTCTGCTGAAATTCCCAGGTAAGAAGCGATAAGGTACTGCGGTATTCTGGCGGCAATATCCGGATAGTTTTGCAGGAAATCCAGATAGCGCTGTTCCGCATTGTAAATATGATTATAGATTATTCTTTTTTGTAGCGCACCTAGGTAGCTCTCTAAAATAATGCGGAAATACCTTTCCAAGGCGGGTATCTGTTCCAACATTTTTTGAAAAGAATAAAAACTGATCTGTAAAAGTTCCGTTTTTTCCAATGCCTGAATGTTGTAAATGGATGGTTCCTGCTGACGAAAACTTTCCATATCCGTAGCCCACCAGTCATCTATGGCAAAGTAAAGAATTTCTTCGTCACCAGTGTCGGCATTCATGCAAAACGCTTTCAGGGTTCCGGAAATAATATAATTATCCGTGCGGCAAATCTCTCCGTTTCTCAGAAGATAATCGCCTTTCTCCAAAGTTTTTTGTGACCAGAAACCATGAATAAGCAGTTGTTCATCCTTCGAAAGGCTGATGTGCTTTGATATTGTATCAATTAATTTTTGTGAACCGTTCAATGGATGTGTTGTAATTGAATGAATGTGTGGTTACACAAATTTAATGAAAAAGGATTGGTAAAAGTAAAATACCTATAAAAAGAAAACAGGAAAAATGAATAGAATCACTTTTCCTGTTTTGTAGCCCGTAGGGGAATCGAACCCCTCTTACCAGAATGAAAATCTGAGGTCCTAACCGATAGACG includes:
- a CDS encoding cell surface protein: MERKSIHIIKTAFLSTVLLGATACKSDRDEVAEEVIFPTEVLKESYTIDRLKLLNIDPKIEGKLTWSIDDSIISDQLQLDFVSATVQTYPLTLKVEVKGAVKIYKSTIIVNKEAIPYSKYINNVFEFRPAVGQFTNEVPEYTAGSTEDDMLQRAKESLVGGNSTMITLGGFGGYVSFGFDHTIPNLDGKDFKILGNAFWGNNATAARTGSCEPGIIMVGYDKNKNGKPDEDEWYEIAGSEYFKNTTTKNYSITYFKPNDNKPPVPGSEFWQTDVEYIKWQDNFGNSGFKTKNTFHSQNYYPLWLQNASYSLTGTRLKDNFYDQSGTGNYWVGTSYEYGYADNAPNNDEASNIDISWAVDKNGKYVKLPGIDFIKVYTGVNQEAGWLGEVSTEVAGAYDLHLN
- a CDS encoding T9SS type A sorting domain-containing protein; its protein translation is MKKFYLLTMLFLFAFFTNAQVTVQGVPRNDIQVGNSSNQLNTTVTTNINFSDIQYWVGSGTNEAAFVVQWNDSKNPDALVWGFRWNGNATGEDMLRAIAQADHRLFALVYPGTQFGSAIGGIGFDLNGQNTNALYKNGNTTYPLYPVGGIVNTTAYDFDDYTAADAADHWGSGWYNSYWSYWVKDPTDADFGYSGVGATSRVLQNGSWDVWNFNAGMNSFPISSTLTPVSAYAASTNFTDGYFMVNEEWFGHTNGSVNFIGNNGQINYRVYSNVNNNHAFGATTQYGTIYGDKFYFISKQAADGGDTQYTPGGRLVVANAQTMQRIAGFNDIGGGDGRSFVGVNENKGYIGASNGIYVFNIANMQVGSVIAGTGGGGQYAGQIGNIIRSSKYVFAVKQSAGILVINPATDALISTIPGAFHSIVQAKDGSIWAIQDQKVVNIHPTTFATTSYNIPTTKYLGSWGAWNAGSFSASSKQNALYWINSVSAWASGTQIVKFDVTTKTFNETFAAIPGQTGTYKQIPYGAGLRVNPTTDELILNTTESGYGAHYQKNWIHTFNTSGTLTNTKTLNDYYWFPALAVFPDNTLPAVNSTFPSQVNVNTASTIDLKTVVTDEDNLSSAIVKTIKSNSNPTAVSAVINDNDELVLTPLASGIANVVITFNSNGKVVEKTLTVNSTASTLATAEVKKIEFGIYPNPVTDILTIKTQEKILNVSVYDASGKMVNTQLNNGQINVSALPNGVYILKAVTDKGVYQQKLIKK
- a CDS encoding T9SS type A sorting domain-containing protein, whose product is MKSILFSKSRLFQAALFLGFLFQSNNSQAQSRIYANDQLSNVYGVCLACAVQNPLNAVGDNEDNYSTMVMGTVLLGGVEQTLRFPEVRINTKLVIGIGTNDIPLTVQLLSGVYIETFSGTTANNDSQMVTGSLLKLADNPARATIELTPASSYNAVKIRLSGGVLSLGGGFRIYYAYQDPLSTIMAYSKGGQITLGGTVPLEGSEVTLRNTSGKEVHRSILKSKTFDLSSPQPEGIYILTVETKDKKMYSRKIRITN
- a CDS encoding MFS transporter → MMNLNITFMENVQTKTINSQTIVYPILFMISFSHFLNDLIQSTIPSLYPILKGEFSLSFAQIGIITLVFQLTASILQPFVGIYTDKRPNPRSLAIGMGLSMAGLLLLAAAHQYYVILIAVALIGMGSSVFHPEASRVAQLASGGQKGLAQSIFQVGGNSGSAIGPLLVALIVLPLGQGYVGLFAIAAFIGIIVLWRIGNWYAERLSLRKTAKHPNDIITIELSRKKVIFSVVVLLALVFSKYIYLASMTNYFTFFLIDKFHISVKDSQLYLFMFLAAVAIGTLLGGKLGDKYGRKKIIWASILGAAPFTLCLPYLSLFWTVIFAVLIGLIIASAFSAILVYATDLMPNKIGLVAGLFFGFMFGMGGIGSAVLGALADDTSIEYVFKICAFLPLMGVITAFLPNIKGKKK
- a CDS encoding FadR/GntR family transcriptional regulator encodes the protein MQIQRKTLAQEVAERLIQGIINEEYAIGDQLPIEPELMKIYGVGRSSIREAIKILSIKGVLSVQQGVGTFVTSKHVQESLETQINKAEIEEVYEVRSLLDSKVAARAAIFRNEEQLQTIKKFLDLREKMATENQAVECYQADINFHISIAEACGNNLLKEIYKITSIHILRTFESSHNNNTDSFRLSQKIHTDLYKSIEKKDAESAARIAQMIVDRVY
- a CDS encoding FMN-dependent NADH-azoreductase; translated protein: MNKVLIINASIRNERSYSRKLTRLFTENWKAKYPDDHFTFREAGLETIQPIDEQWIAGAFTKPEDRNEENQEALQFSNELIRELKENDIYVIGTPMYNWSVPSGLKAYIDQVMRINETWKFRSGKPDGDYVGLLENKKLFILSSRGDTGYGENEKNEHMNFQTTYLQFIFGIMGVKDITVISLDNEEFGGEIFEQSKEEIFKILTEVE
- a CDS encoding Crp/Fnr family transcriptional regulator; the encoded protein is MNGSQKLIDTISKHISLSKDEQLLIHGFWSQKTLEKGDYLLRNGEICRTDNYIISGTLKAFCMNADTGDEEILYFAIDDWWATDMESFRQQEPSIYNIQALEKTELLQISFYSFQKMLEQIPALERYFRIILESYLGALQKRIIYNHIYNAEQRYLDFLQNYPDIAARIPQYLIASYLGISAEFLSRIRKKNKIH